The following are from one region of the Juglans regia cultivar Chandler chromosome 10, Walnut 2.0, whole genome shotgun sequence genome:
- the LOC108993871 gene encoding E3 ubiquitin-protein ligase ATL41-like, producing MSSTNYDPFHALDNHDQGPPPLLNPDNRYRLNGKMMITAIVSLSVVIVLVIALHIYARCVLRRQARHRAALLQLGLNVARASSGEQQPRRGLDPEVIASLPVFVFKQRDVEVIDASSTAMECTVCLSTLESEDRARLLPNCKHIFHAECIDKWLSSHSTCPICRCEAMPEVHPESGEAPAGLTDLETAAPTAPPLGFANSGLSSRMAAGTSDGAGQSSDQKIMGTGSTSSRLNSFKRILSRDKSSARIHSGGIDQDDDSTVVDLEIRQ from the coding sequence ATGTCCTCCACTAATTACGACCCATTTCATGCCTTGGATAATCACGATCAAGGTCCCCCGCCCTTGCTCAATCCTGACAACAGGTATCGTTTGAATGGCAAGATGATGATCACGGCCATCGTCTCGTTGTCGGTGGTGATCGTATTGGTTATTGCTTTACACATATATGCAAGGTGTGTCCTTCGCCGCCAGGCTCGTCACCGAGCTGCTCTACTTCAACTGGGCTTAAACGTCGCTCGTGCCAGCTCAGGTGAGCAGCAACCCAGGCGCGGGCTTGATCCTGAGGTCATTGCATCGTTACCGGTGTTTGTTTTCAAGCAAAGGGATGTCGAGGTAATTGATGCGTCGTCGACTGCGATGGAGTGCACGGTGTGTCTAAGCACGTTGGAGAGTGAAGACAGGGCTAGGTTGCTTCCAAACTGTAAGCACATTTTCCATGCGGAATGCATAGATAAGTGGTTGAGTTCACACTCTACATGTCCTATTTGTCGATGCGAGGCCATGCCAGAGGTTCATCCCGAGTCCGGTGAGGCTCCGGCAGGTCTGACCGACCTGGAAACTGCAGCACCCACGGCTCCACCTTTAGGGTTTGCGAATTCTGGATTGTCATCACGCATGGCAGCTGGGACATCAGATGGTGCTGGCCAATCCTCAGATCAAAAGATCATGGGTACTGGTTCAACCTCATCACGATTAAATTCTTTCAAAAGGATCCTAAGTAGGGATAAATCATCTGCAAGAATTCATTCTGGTGGTATTGATCAAGACGATGATAGTACTGTAGTAGATTTAGAGATCAGGCAGTGA